The following coding sequences are from one Miscanthus floridulus cultivar M001 unplaced genomic scaffold, ASM1932011v1 fs_240_3_4, whole genome shotgun sequence window:
- the LOC136530972 gene encoding peptidyl-prolyl cis-trans isomerase FKBP17-2, chloroplastic-like: MATFLGSSPALLARPIAKPHVSCAQTPRPPSAQSQPPSSEQPQPQTQQQSVQAQPQQAAAPARPKRAGGADSTDWVASSLTRRFGIGAGLAWTGFLAVGVVSEQLKTRFEVAQQQANTKDVEKEQEVVLPNGIRYYEMRVGGGDVPRTGDLVVIDLQGRVAGSGGEAFVDTFDDGKRPLALVMGSRPYTRGMCEGVEYVLRSMRAGGKRRVVVPPGLAFGDDGADFGEEHVQIPPGATLEYVVQVDKVSIAPA; encoded by the exons ATGGCCACGTTCCTGGGAAGCTCACCGGCGCTCCTCGCCCGTCCCATCGCCAAGCCGCACGTCTCCTGCGCGCAGACCCCGCGCCCGCCAAGCGCCCAGAGCCAGCCGCCGTCCAGCGAGCAGCCGCAACCACAGACACAGCAGCAGTCCGTGCAAGCGCAGCCACAgcaggcggcggcgccggcgaggcCGAAGCGCGCGGGCGGCGCGGACTCCACGGACTGGGTGGCCTCGTCGCTGACGCGGCGTTTCGGGATCGGCGCGGGGCTGGCGTGGACCGGCTTCCTGGCCGTCGGCGTGGTGTCCGAGCAGCTCAAGACCCGCTTCGAGGTCGCGCAGCAGCAGGCCAACACCAA GGACGTGGAGAAGGAACAGGAGGTCGTCCTCCCCAACGGGATCAGGTACTACGAGatgcgcgtcggcggcggcgacgtCCCGCGGACGGGCGACCTGGTGGTGATCGACCTGCAGGGCCGGGTGGCCGGCAGCGGCGGGGAGGCGTTCGTGGACACGTTCGACGACGGCAAGCGGCCGCTGGCGCTGGTGATGGGCTCCCGGCCGTACACCAGGGGCATGTGCGAGGGCGTCGAGTACGTGCTGCGCTCCATGAGGGCCGGCGGCAAGCGGCGGGTGGTCGTCCCGCCGGGCCTCGCGTTCGGCGACGACGGCGCCGACTTCGGGGAGGAACACGTCCAGATCCCGCCCGGAGCCACGCTCGAGTACGTCGTGCAGGTCGACAAGGTGTCCATCGCGCCGGCGTGA
- the LOC136530971 gene encoding uncharacterized protein, whose amino-acid sequence MGTVLDSHFLALTAIVTVGYQLLFFIITALLRFDKVTDFAGSTNFVIIAILTLALKGAWHFRQIVLTVLVTIWGLRLGLFLLMRILQWGEDRRFDKMRDNLGKLAFFWIFQAVWVWSVSLPVTVVNASDRNPSIEARDIIGWIIWLVGICVEATADQQKLVFKNSPSNRGKWCDVGLWKYSRHPNYFGEMFLWWGIFVASTPVLSDAEWLVILGPIFLTLLLLFVSGIPLLESSADKRYGRLEEYCVYKNTTSPVIPLPPAVYGSLPAWFKVAFLLELPLYNPGPGGDPTKLW is encoded by the exons ATGGGCACCGTGCTCGATTCACACTTCCTGGCGCTCACCGCCATCGTTACT GTGGGGTACCAGCTGCTGTTCTTCATCATCACAGCTCTTCTCCGGTTCGATAAGGTCACGGATTTCGCAG GCAGTACAAATTTTGTCATAATCGCCATCCTAACATTAGCTTTGAAGGGAGCATGGCATTTCCGTCAG ATTGTGCTGACAGTGCTTGTCACCATTTGGGGTCTTCGCCTAGGACTATTTTTATTGATGAG GATTTTGCAATGGGGTGAAGACCGACGGTTTGACAAAATGCGTGATAATTTGGGGAAGTTAGCATTTTTCTGGATTTTCCAG GCTGTGTGGGTTTGGTCTGTCAGCTTGCCTGTCACTGTTGTTAATGCAAGTGACAGAAACCCCTCGATTGAAGCCAGGGATATAATCGGTTGGATAATATGGTTGGTTGGGATATGTGTAGAAGCAACAGCTGATCAGCAGAAGCTTGTGTTCAAGAATTCTCCAAGTAATAGGGGAAAGTGGTGTGACGTCGGTCTTTGGAAGTATTCTCGCCACCCGAATTACTTTGGGGAG ATGTTCCTTTGGTGGGGAATATTTGTAGCGTCAACCCCAGTTCTCTCAGATGCTGAATGGCTTGTGATTCTTGGACCTATATTCCTGACTCTTCTGCTTCTTTTCGTTAGTGGAATCCCCCTCCTTGAG TCATCTGCTGATAAGCGCTATGGACGATTGGAGGAATACTGTGTATACAAGAACACTACAAG CCCTGTTATCCCATTGCCACCCGCTGTGTATGGTTCCCTGCCTGCATGGTTCAAGGTTGCCTTCCTCCTTGAGCTCCCCCTCTACAatcctgggccgggaggtgatcCAACCA AACTATGGTGA
- the LOC136530969 gene encoding F-box protein SKIP23-like, which produces MADWAGLHEDLLDFVVVRLSSLDLLRFRAVCGSWRTAAAAFTARRGCPRPDLPWLLLPTDVSADLALDRGRLIVCSDREVSVGTLPARLGRVNPRQFVPLGSARGAIVAADERGEMHLLDLVSGARKPLPAVATLPLVARVEGLQVQHLGGGVLPIDAVIQKAVPVPTPGGGVMVLAIYRQLNHRNQWATARPGDRAWKSVAPTSIPSVVDVVVHRGQLYANTRYGMMYVFPELYDLNSAFPEIIPSVTRRPNTYVESSFLVESPRGELMQVELLRPVTTAGGEEFVVRVLDECGETWEDTEDIGDAAVLVDAVGAVAASTRVCSALRPNTVYYAVDLEGETRVWAYSLAGKHKRIEVVEVLSTADGYRAPCFWFAPVYSQRQP; this is translated from the coding sequence ATGGCCGATTGGGCGGGGCTCCACGAGGACCTGCTCGACTTCGTCGTCGTGCGCCTCTCGTCGCTCGACCTCCTCCGCTTCCGCGCCGTCTGCGGCTCCTGGCGCACCGCCGCAGCCGCCTTCACCGCCCGCCGCGGCTGCCCGCGCCCCGACCTCCCCTGGCTGCTCCTCCCCACGGATGTCAGCGCCGACCTCGCCCTCGACCGCGGCCGCCTAATCGTGTGCTCCGACCGTGAGGTCTCCGTGGGCACGCTCCCAGCGCGCCTGGGCCGCGTGAACCCGCGCCAGTTCGTGCCTCTCGGCTCCGCGCGCGGGGCGATTGTCGCCGCGGACGAGCGTGGCGAGATGCACCTGCTCGACCTCGTTTCCGGCGCCCGCAAGCCGCTGCCAGCCGTCGCCACGCTCCCCCTCGTCGCCCGCGTCGAGGGCCTCCAGGTCCAgcacctcggcggcggcgtgctcCCAATCGACGCCGTCATCCAGAAGGCTGTCCCGGTGCCCACCCCCGGCGGCGGCGTCATGGTCCTGGCCATCTACCGGCAGCTGAACCACCGCAACCAGTGGGCCACGGCGCGGCCGGGCGACCGCGCGTGGAAGTCCGTGGCGCCGACCAGCATCCCCTCCGTGGTTGACGTGGTCGTCCACCGGGGCCAGCTCTACGCCAACACGAGGTACGGGATGATGTACGTCTTCCCGGAGCTCTACGACCTCAACTCCGCCTTCCCCGAAATCATCCCCTCGGTGACGCGCCGCCCGAACACGTACGTGGAGAGCAGCTTTCTGGTGGAGTCCCCCCGCGGCGAACTGATGCAGGTGGAGCTGCTCCGCCCCGTGACGACCGCGGGAGGAGAAGAGTTCGTGGTGCGCGTGCTGGACGAGTGCGGGGAGACGTGGGAGGACACGGAAGACATCGGCGACGCCGCCGTGCTCGTGGATGCGGTGGGCGCCGTGGCCGCGTCCACCAGGGTGTGCTCCGCGCTGAGGCCCAACACCGTGTACTATGCCGTGGACCTGGAGGGGGAGACGCGGGTGTGGGCGTACAGCCTCGCGGGCAAGCACAAGCGCATCGAGGTCGTGGAGGTGCTGTCGACCGCCGACGGGTACAGGGCGCCGTGCTTCTGGTTCGCGCCGGTGTACTCGCAGCGGCAGCCGTGA